The Haloarchaeobius amylolyticus genome window below encodes:
- a CDS encoding DUF7411 family protein, with translation MRLGLLYSGGKDSTLAALLCAEFYDVTLVTGSFGITDDWQHARDAAESVGFEHERLDLEREVAEEAVDRLVADGFPRNAIQHVHEHALEQLAASGFDAIADGTRRDDRVPTVSRAQAQSLEDRHDVDYIAPLSGFGRGAVDRLVEAELDVTIGPSEEIRRADYEAELRALLAEQRGTDAIEEVFPAHDQTYVTGVR, from the coding sequence ATGCGGCTGGGCCTGCTCTACAGTGGCGGGAAGGACTCGACGTTGGCCGCGCTTCTGTGTGCCGAGTTCTACGACGTGACGCTCGTGACCGGGAGCTTCGGCATCACCGACGACTGGCAACACGCCCGGGACGCGGCCGAGTCGGTCGGGTTCGAGCACGAGCGCCTCGACCTCGAGCGCGAGGTCGCCGAGGAGGCCGTGGACCGGCTGGTCGCCGACGGCTTCCCACGGAACGCCATCCAGCACGTCCACGAGCACGCGCTCGAACAGCTCGCAGCGTCGGGCTTCGACGCCATCGCGGACGGGACGCGCCGTGACGACCGGGTGCCGACGGTCTCGCGGGCGCAGGCACAGAGCCTCGAGGACCGCCACGACGTGGACTACATCGCGCCCCTGTCCGGGTTCGGTCGCGGGGCGGTCGACCGGCTCGTCGAGGCCGAACTCGACGTGACCATCGGCCCGAGCGAGGAGATCCGCCGGGCCGACTACGAGGCCGAACTCCGGGCGCTGCTGGCGGAACAGCGCGGCACGGACGCCATCGAGGAGGTCTTCCCGGCGCACGACCAGACGTACGTCACCGGGGTCCGGTGA
- a CDS encoding DNA-binding protein, whose product MSGSPNDEDELEKLRQEKMEKLREQQQGQGQADAETQEAMQEQAEAQKKALLRQYLTDGARQRLNSVKMSKPQFGEQVEQQIIALARSGRVQGKIDEEKMKSLLRELKPDSKSFNIRR is encoded by the coding sequence ATGAGCGGCAGCCCCAACGACGAAGACGAGCTCGAAAAGCTTCGACAGGAGAAGATGGAGAAACTCCGCGAGCAACAGCAGGGCCAGGGTCAGGCCGACGCAGAGACCCAGGAGGCCATGCAGGAGCAGGCCGAGGCCCAGAAGAAGGCGCTGCTCCGGCAGTACCTCACCGACGGCGCGCGCCAGCGCCTCAACTCGGTGAAGATGTCCAAGCCACAGTTCGGTGAACAGGTCGAACAGCAGATCATCGCACTGGCACGCTCCGGGCGCGTCCAGGGCAAGATCGACGAGGAGAAGATGAAGAGCCTCCTCCGCGAACTCAAGCCCGACTCGAAGAGCTTCAACATCCGTCGCTGA
- a CDS encoding 30S ribosomal protein S19e, giving the protein MTTMYDVPADALIEALAEDLEDRLEEPEWMQFTKTGVNKELPPEQENFWAIRAASLLRKVADSGPVGVERLATEYGGGKGGSNRYRVATTKRSSGSKKVIRTLLQQLEDEDLVQTQKGAGRSVTDEGRSLLDNTADEVMQDLDRPELERYA; this is encoded by the coding sequence ATGACAACGATGTACGACGTGCCGGCGGACGCCCTCATCGAGGCGCTCGCCGAGGACCTCGAGGACCGACTCGAAGAGCCCGAATGGATGCAGTTCACGAAGACCGGCGTGAACAAGGAGCTCCCGCCGGAGCAGGAGAACTTCTGGGCCATCCGCGCCGCCTCGCTCCTCCGCAAGGTCGCCGACAGCGGCCCCGTCGGCGTCGAGCGCCTCGCAACCGAGTACGGCGGTGGCAAGGGCGGTTCCAACCGCTACCGCGTCGCCACGACGAAGCGCTCCTCCGGCTCGAAGAAGGTCATCCGCACCCTGCTCCAGCAGCTCGAGGACGAGGATCTCGTCCAGACCCAGAAGGGCGCCGGCCGCAGCGTCACCGACGAGGGTCGCAGCCTCCTCGACAACACGGCCGACGAGGTCATGCAGGACCTCGACCGCCCCGAACTCGAACGCTACGCGTAA
- a CDS encoding lysylphosphatidylglycerol synthase transmembrane domain-containing protein, with product MAGDWDVRPIVAGFVGALVVLAVLLWFVGVEAVVAQLTAADPTVYAFVFLAALGWLLAWGLALRSVLRILGIEFSVRDAFLVYAAATFANNVTPFGQAGGEPFSALLISRVADSEYETGLAAIASVDAINFVPSVGFALMALGYYAVTVTLTDRLANAAVVVVLLTVVLAVAAYLAWQHRYRVEEAVVRVVSPLVCRVGRVVPRVNPPGPAAIRGRIEGFFATIERVASDRLSLLATLSYSAFGWLMLVVCLWLSLYALGFRGPDLFVAAMLAVPLGSVASVTPLPGGLGGIETVLLMVLPTVTGIEAASVSAAILLHRLATYWFPVFVGGSAMAALGASEQA from the coding sequence ATGGCCGGAGACTGGGACGTTCGCCCCATCGTGGCCGGGTTCGTCGGGGCGCTGGTCGTACTGGCCGTGTTGCTGTGGTTCGTCGGCGTCGAGGCCGTCGTCGCCCAGCTCACGGCCGCCGACCCGACGGTCTACGCGTTCGTCTTCCTCGCCGCCCTCGGCTGGCTGCTCGCCTGGGGGCTCGCGCTCCGGTCGGTCCTGCGCATCCTCGGCATCGAGTTCTCGGTCCGGGACGCCTTCCTCGTCTATGCGGCGGCGACGTTCGCCAACAACGTCACGCCGTTCGGGCAGGCCGGTGGCGAGCCCTTCAGCGCCCTGCTCATCTCGCGGGTCGCCGACAGCGAGTACGAGACGGGACTCGCGGCCATCGCGAGCGTCGACGCCATCAACTTCGTCCCCTCGGTCGGGTTCGCGCTGATGGCCCTCGGCTACTACGCCGTGACGGTCACCCTGACCGACCGGCTCGCGAACGCCGCGGTCGTGGTCGTCCTGCTGACGGTCGTGCTCGCCGTCGCCGCCTATCTCGCCTGGCAGCACCGCTACCGGGTCGAGGAGGCCGTCGTCCGCGTCGTCTCGCCGCTGGTCTGTCGCGTCGGTCGGGTCGTCCCCCGGGTGAACCCGCCGGGGCCGGCGGCCATCCGGGGCCGCATCGAGGGGTTCTTCGCCACCATCGAGCGCGTCGCCAGCGACCGGCTCTCGCTGCTCGCGACCCTCTCGTACTCCGCGTTCGGCTGGCTCATGCTCGTGGTCTGCCTGTGGCTCTCGCTGTACGCCCTCGGGTTCCGGGGCCCGGACCTGTTCGTGGCGGCGATGCTCGCGGTCCCCCTCGGGAGCGTGGCGAGCGTCACCCCGCTTCCCGGCGGCCTCGGCGGCATCGAGACGGTCCTGCTGATGGTGCTGCCGACCGTCACGGGCATCGAAGCCGCCTCCGTTAGTGCCGCCATCCTGCTCCACCGCCTCGCGACCTACTGGTTCCCGGTGTTCGTCGGGGGGAGCGCCATGGCGGCACTGGGGGCGTCCGAGCAGGCCTAA
- the thiL gene encoding thiamine-phosphate kinase has translation MDERAALDLLGGVVGRAGDDAAVVDGQVVTTDMLHERTDFPAGTTRYTAGWRAVGASLSDVAAMGAEATAAVAVYAAPEFAEADLLDFVRGAREVCEVVGAEYVGGDLDSHSEFTVATTALGTTDDPVPRDGATPGDLVCVTGTMGRSAAALRLFEQGATDRANDLFRFEPRVAAGRALTPHATAMMDSSDGLARSLHQLAEASDCGFAVDYADVPVADVVREVAEDETDERELSCFFGEDFELVFTLPEDALEPAREASPTPISVIGRVTDADEEITMDGAALPDRGFTHGE, from the coding sequence ATGGACGAACGGGCCGCCCTGGACCTGCTCGGTGGCGTCGTCGGCCGCGCCGGCGACGACGCGGCCGTCGTGGACGGGCAGGTCGTCACGACCGACATGCTCCACGAGCGGACGGACTTCCCGGCCGGGACCACCCGGTACACAGCCGGCTGGCGCGCCGTCGGCGCCTCCCTCTCGGACGTGGCGGCCATGGGCGCCGAGGCGACCGCCGCGGTCGCGGTGTACGCCGCCCCCGAGTTCGCGGAGGCCGACCTGCTGGACTTCGTCCGGGGCGCCCGCGAGGTCTGCGAGGTCGTCGGCGCCGAGTACGTCGGCGGCGACCTCGACTCGCACTCGGAGTTCACCGTCGCCACCACGGCCCTGGGGACGACAGACGATCCGGTCCCCCGCGACGGCGCGACCCCCGGCGACCTGGTCTGTGTCACCGGGACGATGGGGCGCTCTGCGGCCGCCCTCCGGCTGTTCGAGCAGGGCGCGACCGACCGCGCCAACGACCTGTTCCGGTTCGAACCCCGGGTCGCCGCCGGGCGCGCCCTCACCCCGCACGCGACCGCGATGATGGACTCCTCGGACGGCCTGGCGCGCTCGCTCCACCAGCTCGCCGAGGCCAGCGACTGCGGGTTCGCCGTCGACTACGCCGACGTGCCGGTCGCCGACGTGGTCCGCGAGGTAGCCGAGGACGAGACGGACGAGCGCGAACTCTCCTGCTTCTTCGGCGAGGACTTCGAACTCGTGTTCACGCTCCCCGAGGACGCCCTCGAACCCGCCCGTGAGGCCTCGCCGACGCCCATCTCGGTCATCGGGCGGGTCACCGACGCCGACGAGGAGATCACGATGGACGGCGCGGCGCTCCCCGACCGTGGATTCACGCACGGGGAGTGA
- a CDS encoding site-2 protease family protein, with amino-acid sequence MSASDLSPDAGPPLAAFDDEFYVEEVQRDGDTLYYYGMPLRQPDVVMQNVWQAFRDAGYEPQLTTRGGRYVIVAEPAGASIDGIPWKNVLLFLATVVSTLFVGAQWFFIDPFANPWEAVTTAWPFSAAILVVLGTHELGHYVMSRYHDVDASLPYFIPFPTLIGTMGAVIRMRGRMPDRKALFDIGAAGPLAGLVATVAVTVVGLYLPPVQAPPGFDPGPNAVTIQLAFPPLIRILAGVTGQPLTYTDPTVNIHPVVIGGWAGCFVTLLNLIPVGQLDGGHIMRAMFGERQEAVATVVPVVLFALAGFLHFVEHYSLNNVFIWIFWGGLAAFVAAAGSARPVSEEEDLDVRRKALGVLTFALGILCFMPVPVAIVG; translated from the coding sequence ATGTCTGCCAGCGACCTGTCGCCAGACGCCGGCCCACCCCTCGCCGCGTTCGACGACGAGTTCTACGTCGAGGAGGTGCAACGCGACGGCGACACGCTGTACTACTACGGGATGCCACTCCGGCAGCCCGACGTGGTCATGCAGAACGTCTGGCAGGCCTTCCGCGACGCCGGGTACGAGCCACAGCTCACCACCCGGGGCGGCCGGTACGTCATCGTGGCCGAGCCCGCCGGGGCCAGCATCGACGGGATTCCCTGGAAGAACGTCCTGCTGTTCCTCGCGACCGTGGTCTCCACCCTGTTCGTGGGTGCGCAGTGGTTCTTCATCGACCCCTTCGCGAACCCCTGGGAGGCCGTGACGACCGCGTGGCCGTTCTCCGCGGCCATCCTGGTCGTCCTCGGCACGCACGAACTCGGCCACTACGTCATGAGCCGCTACCACGACGTGGACGCCTCGTTACCCTATTTCATCCCGTTCCCGACGCTCATCGGCACCATGGGAGCCGTCATCCGCATGCGCGGGCGCATGCCCGACCGCAAGGCGCTGTTCGACATCGGCGCGGCCGGCCCACTGGCCGGGCTGGTCGCGACCGTCGCCGTCACCGTGGTCGGCCTGTACCTCCCGCCGGTCCAGGCGCCACCGGGGTTCGACCCCGGGCCGAACGCGGTGACCATCCAGCTGGCGTTCCCGCCACTCATCCGCATCCTCGCGGGAGTGACGGGCCAGCCGCTGACCTACACCGACCCGACGGTGAACATCCACCCGGTCGTCATCGGCGGCTGGGCGGGCTGTTTCGTCACGCTGCTCAACCTCATCCCGGTCGGCCAGCTCGACGGCGGGCACATCATGCGCGCCATGTTCGGCGAGCGCCAGGAGGCGGTCGCGACGGTCGTGCCGGTCGTGCTGTTCGCCCTCGCCGGCTTCCTGCACTTCGTCGAGCACTACTCGCTCAACAACGTCTTCATCTGGATCTTCTGGGGCGGGCTCGCGGCGTTCGTGGCGGCCGCGGGGTCGGCCCGGCCGGTGAGCGAGGAGGAGGACCTCGACGTGCGCCGGAAGGCACTCGGCGTGCTGACGTTCGCGCTGGGTATCCTCTGCTTCATGCCGGTGCCCGTCGCTATCGTCGGGTAG
- a CDS encoding DUF7123 family protein, protein MSATQNPSTDSEPVSKETRLADYLREKANDGEMYFKSKFIADDVGLSPKEIGALMVKLRDSATDLEIEKWSYTSATTWRVAQA, encoded by the coding sequence ATGAGCGCCACTCAGAACCCCTCCACTGACAGCGAGCCCGTGAGCAAAGAGACACGTCTTGCCGACTACCTGCGCGAGAAGGCGAACGACGGCGAGATGTACTTCAAGTCGAAGTTCATCGCGGACGACGTCGGCCTCTCCCCGAAGGAGATCGGCGCACTCATGGTCAAGCTCAGAGACTCTGCCACGGACCTCGAGATCGAGAAGTGGTCGTACACGAGTGCGACCACGTGGCGCGTCGCACAGGCCTGA
- a CDS encoding molybdopterin synthase: MYVLGVVGPSDSGKTTLVGRLVAQLGERGRVATVKHCTVDPDIDTEGRDTARHREAGADVTYGIAEGSWFATGDDRTLDETLADLAPDYDICVLEGYHWADVPQVVLGGREHAGEALATGETAADVDVEAVCDALFETDPYECLDSLVARAKRSPEAPKAGAIATFTGRVRAKDHDEDAVTESLEFEKYEGVAEERMAALGAELEEREGVHEVLMHHRTGVIEYGEDIVFVVVLAGHREEAFRTVEDGINRLKDEVPIFKKEVTTDEEFWVHERS, from the coding sequence ATGTACGTACTGGGTGTCGTCGGTCCGTCGGACTCGGGCAAGACGACGCTGGTCGGCCGACTGGTGGCACAGCTCGGTGAGCGTGGGCGCGTCGCGACGGTGAAACACTGCACCGTCGATCCGGACATCGACACCGAGGGCCGGGACACGGCCCGACATCGCGAGGCCGGGGCGGACGTGACCTACGGTATCGCCGAGGGGTCGTGGTTCGCGACCGGCGACGACCGGACGCTGGACGAGACGCTGGCGGACCTCGCGCCCGACTACGACATCTGTGTGCTGGAGGGCTACCACTGGGCGGACGTCCCGCAGGTCGTCCTCGGCGGCCGCGAGCACGCCGGCGAGGCGCTTGCGACCGGCGAGACCGCGGCCGACGTGGACGTCGAGGCGGTCTGTGACGCGCTGTTCGAGACGGACCCCTACGAGTGCCTCGACTCGCTGGTGGCACGCGCGAAACGGTCTCCCGAGGCCCCGAAGGCCGGCGCCATCGCGACCTTCACGGGCCGGGTTCGGGCGAAGGACCACGACGAGGACGCCGTCACCGAGTCCCTGGAGTTCGAGAAGTACGAGGGCGTGGCCGAGGAGCGCATGGCGGCCCTCGGCGCCGAACTGGAGGAGCGCGAGGGAGTCCACGAGGTGCTCATGCACCACCGGACCGGCGTCATCGAGTACGGCGAGGACATCGTCTTCGTGGTCGTCCTCGCCGGCCACCGCGAGGAGGCCTTCCGGACCGTCGAGGACGGCATCAACAGGCTCAAGGACGAGGTCCCGATATTCAAGAAGGAAGTGACGACCGACGAGGAGTTCTGGGTCCACGAGCGCAGTTGA
- the pyrH gene encoding UMP kinase, with protein MKVVVSVGGSVLAPELDADRVSAFADVINELVSDGCQVAAVVGGGGVARDYIGTARELGANEIELDQLGIDVTRLNARLLIAALGENVVTAPAKNYEEAGEVMRNGDVCVMGGVAPAQTTDAVGAAVAEYVGADLLVYATSVPGVFSADPNEDEDAEKYDQLSAEELVEVIAGLEMNAGSSAPVDLLAAKIIQRSGMRTIVLDGNDPTRVLEAVRHGKHEGTDIIPAGTGDELTYWAE; from the coding sequence ATGAAGGTAGTCGTCTCCGTCGGCGGGAGCGTCCTCGCGCCGGAACTCGACGCGGACCGCGTCTCGGCGTTCGCCGACGTCATCAACGAACTCGTCAGCGACGGGTGCCAGGTGGCAGCCGTCGTCGGCGGCGGCGGCGTCGCCCGGGACTACATCGGGACCGCACGCGAGCTGGGTGCCAACGAGATCGAGCTCGACCAGCTCGGCATCGACGTGACGCGGCTGAACGCCCGCCTGCTCATCGCGGCACTCGGCGAGAACGTCGTCACCGCGCCCGCGAAGAACTACGAGGAGGCCGGCGAGGTCATGCGCAACGGCGACGTCTGCGTCATGGGCGGCGTCGCCCCGGCCCAGACGACCGACGCCGTCGGCGCCGCGGTCGCGGAGTACGTCGGCGCGGACCTGCTGGTGTACGCCACCTCCGTCCCCGGCGTCTTCTCGGCCGACCCGAACGAGGACGAGGACGCCGAGAAGTACGACCAGCTCTCCGCCGAGGAACTCGTCGAGGTCATCGCCGGCCTCGAGATGAACGCCGGTTCGTCGGCCCCGGTCGACCTCCTCGCCGCGAAGATCATCCAGCGCTCGGGCATGCGCACCATCGTCCTCGACGGGAACGATCCGACCCGCGTGCTGGAGGCCGTCCGTCACGGCAAGCACGAGGGCACCGACATCATCCCCGCGGGCACCGGCGACGAACTCACCTACTGGGCGGAGTGA
- the lysS gene encoding lysine--tRNA ligase — protein MSRADDGTSPYTLSGDDERDGESARHVFWADRIADVVEDREPDEPIIIKGGISPSGVPHLGNVNEIMRGYFVAEVLRERGHEVRQVFTADDRDPLRKLPRKLANLDGDIVDLGDVNAGALGRNLGHPYTDIPDPFGCCDSYGAHFSNLITRSAELLDVEFDIESNTAMYEDGRFDDVVEFVLEHADEAREVLSHYQDKVDEDYVPFNPICAECGKITETVTAIDTEAGTVDYVCTDMEAGDNTISGCGHEGTATFREGKLPWRFEWPAQWQVLGVDFEPFGKDHAEGSWPSGDDIARNVLGIQPPVPMVYEWFTLDGKPFSSSEGNIILVSEVLELLEPEVVRYFFAKDPKKARDFSIERLDQLVDEFDRFEQLYFGEVEGTEDEVAKAERVYPFVVEDVDEDRVRLPYTFAAVLSMFPDEQTRIDHAKKQGHIPGDADDATIEAAFERVERAANWAERTDNEYNYTVLEELPDVDFDEETAAALDQLADFVEEGHDGEAIQGEIYESAKRRDLDMGSFFGAGYQLFFGQDQGPQLGPFLSKLEREFVVKRLRREA, from the coding sequence GTGAGCCGCGCGGACGACGGCACCAGTCCGTACACCCTCTCGGGCGACGACGAGCGAGACGGCGAGTCGGCCCGCCACGTCTTCTGGGCGGACCGCATCGCCGACGTCGTCGAGGACCGCGAGCCCGACGAGCCGATCATCATCAAGGGCGGCATCTCGCCCTCGGGTGTCCCGCACCTCGGCAACGTCAACGAGATCATGCGCGGCTACTTCGTGGCCGAGGTGCTCCGCGAGCGCGGCCACGAGGTCCGGCAGGTGTTCACCGCCGACGACCGCGACCCCCTGCGCAAGCTCCCCCGGAAGCTCGCGAACCTCGACGGCGACATCGTCGACCTCGGCGACGTGAACGCCGGCGCCCTCGGGCGGAACCTCGGGCATCCCTACACCGACATCCCGGACCCGTTCGGCTGCTGTGACTCCTACGGCGCGCACTTCTCGAACCTCATCACCCGCAGCGCGGAACTGCTCGACGTGGAGTTCGACATCGAGTCCAACACCGCGATGTACGAGGACGGTCGGTTCGACGACGTGGTCGAATTCGTCCTGGAGCACGCCGACGAGGCCCGCGAGGTCCTCTCGCACTACCAGGACAAGGTCGACGAGGACTACGTCCCCTTCAACCCAATCTGTGCGGAGTGCGGGAAGATAACCGAGACGGTGACCGCCATCGACACCGAGGCCGGCACCGTCGACTACGTCTGCACCGACATGGAGGCCGGCGACAACACCATCTCCGGCTGTGGCCACGAGGGCACCGCCACCTTCCGCGAGGGCAAGCTTCCCTGGCGCTTCGAGTGGCCCGCCCAGTGGCAGGTGCTCGGTGTTGACTTCGAGCCCTTCGGCAAGGACCACGCCGAGGGCTCGTGGCCCTCCGGCGACGACATCGCCCGGAACGTCCTCGGCATCCAGCCCCCGGTCCCGATGGTGTACGAGTGGTTCACCCTCGACGGGAAGCCCTTCTCCTCCTCGGAGGGCAACATCATCCTCGTCAGCGAGGTGCTCGAACTCCTCGAACCCGAGGTCGTCCGGTACTTCTTCGCGAAGGACCCGAAGAAAGCGCGTGACTTCTCCATCGAGCGCCTCGACCAGCTCGTCGACGAGTTCGACCGCTTCGAGCAGCTCTACTTCGGCGAGGTCGAGGGCACCGAGGACGAGGTCGCGAAGGCCGAACGCGTCTACCCCTTCGTCGTCGAGGACGTCGACGAGGACCGGGTCCGCCTCCCGTACACCTTCGCGGCGGTCCTCTCGATGTTCCCCGACGAGCAGACCCGCATCGACCACGCGAAGAAGCAGGGCCACATCCCCGGGGACGCCGACGACGCGACCATCGAGGCCGCCTTCGAGCGCGTCGAGCGCGCCGCCAACTGGGCCGAGCGCACCGACAACGAGTACAACTACACCGTGCTCGAGGAGCTGCCCGACGTGGACTTCGACGAGGAGACCGCGGCCGCCCTCGACCAGCTCGCCGACTTCGTCGAAGAAGGCCACGACGGCGAGGCGATACAGGGTGAGATCTACGAGTCCGCCAAGCGTCGCGACCTCGACATGGGCTCGTTCTTCGGGGCCGGCTACCAGCTCTTCTTCGGGCAGGACCAGGGCCCGCAACTCGGGCCGTTCCTGTCGAAGCTTGAGCGCGAGTTCGTCGTGAAGCGGCTGCGGCGAGAGGCCTGA
- a CDS encoding site-2 protease family protein: MVSTLQLVFAGFAVYWMAVLAVKRAGFLPSYVSTQGPILLVHTKRGRDFLDWAAGPRRFWRAWANVGVGIALVVMFGAFVFLLDAALSTIQNPPPPTAVNQPKNVLVIPGVNDFLPLSVAPEILFGLAVGLIVHEGGHGLLCRVENIDIESMGIGLLAILPIAAFVEPNEKARRKASRGAQTRMFAAGVTNNFAITIVAFALLFGPVAGSIAVADGALVGGVAQGSPAAQAGLDGGDRVTAVDGTAVQNNSHFVDLLDASNSTTVDITVNGEETRSLERAVLVQQSLVDGPTGLDSGATIHSVNGTDVHTVSEFREAVAATPGPVELRATTADGENVTTTFVAGAYVRVAEDGALAAEGPEPETNLVVTQFAGERIVTWSDLSEAIETTEPGQPVEVVAYDDGQRAVYNVTMGGSGSDAQLGVFAGSFGTTGLEVTDLGVQFYPADRYLAILGGGDQSSLNAFASSFFGKMLFVLILPVVGVVSGATGVLPYNFAGFTGEINNFFVATGPLGFLGGGLFLLANLLFWTGWINIQLGFFNCIPAFPLDGGHILRTSTEAVMSRLPIQATRRRVRLVTTTVGLTMLVSFLVLILGPRLLA; encoded by the coding sequence ATGGTCTCCACTCTGCAGTTGGTGTTCGCCGGCTTCGCCGTCTACTGGATGGCCGTGCTGGCGGTCAAGCGAGCGGGGTTCCTTCCCTCGTACGTCTCCACGCAGGGACCGATTCTCCTGGTCCATACGAAGCGTGGGCGGGACTTCCTCGACTGGGCCGCCGGGCCGCGGCGCTTCTGGCGGGCCTGGGCGAACGTCGGTGTGGGTATCGCACTCGTCGTGATGTTCGGGGCGTTCGTCTTCCTGCTGGATGCCGCGCTCTCGACCATCCAGAACCCGCCGCCGCCGACCGCGGTGAACCAGCCGAAGAACGTGCTGGTCATCCCCGGGGTGAACGACTTCCTGCCGCTGTCGGTGGCGCCGGAGATACTGTTCGGGCTCGCCGTCGGCCTCATCGTCCACGAGGGCGGCCACGGCCTGCTCTGCCGGGTCGAGAACATCGACATCGAGTCGATGGGTATCGGCCTGCTGGCCATCCTGCCCATCGCGGCGTTCGTCGAACCGAACGAGAAGGCCCGCCGGAAGGCGTCTCGCGGCGCCCAGACCCGGATGTTCGCCGCCGGCGTGACGAACAACTTCGCCATCACCATCGTCGCGTTCGCCCTGCTGTTCGGGCCGGTCGCGGGCTCCATCGCGGTCGCCGACGGGGCACTCGTCGGCGGTGTCGCACAGGGCTCGCCCGCCGCACAGGCCGGGCTGGACGGCGGCGACCGCGTCACCGCGGTCGACGGGACGGCGGTGCAGAACAACTCCCACTTCGTCGACCTGCTCGACGCGAGCAACTCGACGACCGTCGACATAACGGTCAACGGCGAGGAGACCCGGTCGCTCGAGCGCGCCGTCCTGGTGCAGCAGTCGCTGGTCGACGGACCGACCGGCCTCGACTCGGGCGCGACCATCCACTCGGTGAACGGGACGGACGTCCACACCGTCTCGGAGTTCCGGGAGGCCGTCGCCGCGACCCCCGGCCCGGTCGAACTCCGGGCCACCACGGCCGACGGTGAGAACGTGACGACCACCTTCGTCGCCGGCGCCTACGTCCGCGTCGCCGAGGACGGTGCCCTCGCCGCGGAAGGCCCCGAGCCCGAGACGAACCTCGTCGTCACGCAGTTCGCCGGCGAGCGCATCGTCACCTGGTCGGACCTCTCCGAGGCCATCGAGACGACCGAACCGGGCCAGCCCGTCGAGGTCGTCGCCTACGACGACGGCCAGCGGGCGGTCTACAACGTGACCATGGGTGGCAGCGGGAGCGACGCCCAGCTCGGCGTCTTCGCCGGCTCGTTCGGCACGACCGGGCTGGAGGTGACCGACCTCGGCGTGCAGTTCTACCCGGCCGACCGCTACCTCGCCATCCTCGGCGGGGGCGACCAGAGCAGCCTGAACGCGTTCGCCTCGTCGTTCTTCGGCAAGATGCTGTTCGTGCTCATCCTGCCGGTCGTCGGCGTGGTCTCCGGGGCCACCGGGGTACTCCCGTACAACTTCGCGGGCTTCACCGGCGAGATAAACAACTTCTTCGTCGCCACCGGGCCACTCGGGTTCCTCGGTGGGGGCCTGTTCCTGCTCGCGAACCTGCTGTTCTGGACCGGCTGGATCAACATCCAGCTCGGCTTCTTCAACTGCATCCCCGCGTTCCCGCTCGACGGCGGGCACATCCTGCGGACCTCGACCGAGGCCGTCATGTCCCGGCTGCCCATCCAGGCGACCCGCCGGCGCGTCCGGCTGGTCACGACGACCGTGGGGCTCACCATGCTGGTGAGCTTCCTCGTGCTCATCCTGGGGCCGCGGCTGCTGGCCTGA
- a CDS encoding PadR family transcriptional regulator, with product MRKSGPPKGLIAYLVLELLEEKPRYGYEILKEIRDISGGHWEPSYGSVYPILYKFEDKGWAERIEREDEPDRKYFELTDAGREELADRREDSATKAREFADVILGFYHVYVAFATDERFDVPEMEGEWRFDDEFSGWIVEQMIRHHEHYFADDFDRIEDTPEEFYERHDIDEDED from the coding sequence ATGCGGAAAAGCGGCCCGCCGAAAGGACTCATCGCGTACCTCGTGCTGGAACTCCTGGAGGAGAAACCGCGGTACGGGTACGAGATACTCAAGGAGATTCGGGACATCAGCGGCGGCCACTGGGAGCCATCCTACGGCTCGGTCTACCCTATCCTCTACAAGTTCGAGGACAAGGGCTGGGCCGAGCGTATCGAGCGCGAGGACGAACCCGACCGCAAGTACTTCGAGCTGACCGACGCGGGCCGCGAGGAACTCGCCGACCGCCGGGAGGACAGCGCGACGAAGGCCCGCGAGTTCGCCGACGTCATCCTCGGTTTCTACCACGTCTACGTGGCCTTCGCGACCGACGAGCGCTTCGACGTCCCCGAGATGGAGGGCGAGTGGCGCTTCGACGACGAGTTCTCGGGCTGGATCGTCGAGCAGATGATCCGCCACCACGAGCACTACTTCGCCGACGACTTCGACCGGATCGAGGACACGCCCGAGGAGTTCTACGAGCGACACGACATCGACGAAGACGAGGACTGA